A window of the Ostrea edulis chromosome 1, xbOstEdul1.1, whole genome shotgun sequence genome harbors these coding sequences:
- the LOC125664827 gene encoding E3 ubiquitin-protein ligase FANCL-like yields the protein MNKVRINNKIYFHFGRLCAFVCIHLNDNMEENRRNMLLKFPCLVPKNLDFTEYDGYIQVLDQEYRMNIKLPKDGRLRDAKLTCDWKLEQILKKYEKIVTQRLAQCGNLPAFLEELRSIAERQLSSQDQCKSTAFSSNCAQLISELENIGWEKVVSVDADFQSFQIKYTDAKQRQHIMKIKLHPQNSRHAPTIAVDLPAEFDVVWTPSSTLLDVFNQFVHNVDLYQELWNNLDELDQKTWILEPDNPTFAATNRRIALSASASVQVTVDPKHPHSLPEIKFLGSDKATNPLRENMTTNLALWNENDSLLKNVSTVLDVTFPSPSDSRKEDFSADCGICYSYRLGMEIPEEVCNDSRCGQPFHQTCLIEWLRGLPACRQSFNTIFGECPYCGTPITVKMLIKK from the coding sequence ATGAATAAAGTACGAATTAATAATAAAATCTACTTTCACTTTGGACGCTTGTGTGCATTCGTGTGTATACATTTGAATGACAATATGGAGGAAAACAGACGAAATATGTTGTTGAAGTTCCCGTGCTTAGTTCCAAAAAACCTTGACTTTACTGAGTATGATGGATACATTCAAGTTTTGGATCAGGAATATAGAATGAACATCAAATTACCAAAAGATGGAAGACTACGAGATGCGAAATTAACATGTGATTGGAAATTAGAAcagattttgaaaaagtatGAAAAAATTGTAACACAGAGATTAGCTCAATGTGGAAATCTTCCAGCTTTCTTGGAGGAGCTGAGAAGTATTGCAGAGAGGCAACTTAGTTCCCAAGATCAATGTAAATCAACAGCATTTAGTAGCAATTGTGCACAACTGATATCAGAACTAGAAAATATTGGATGGGAAAAAGTGGTTTCTGTTGATGCAGATTTTCAATCATTCCAAATCAAGTACACAGATGCAAAGCAGAGACAGCATATAATGAAAATCAAGCTCCATCCTCAAAATTCAAGGCATGCTCCTACGATTGCAGTAGATCTTCCTGCCGAGTTTGATGTTGTTTGGACACCCTCTTCTACACTTCTAGATGTATTCAATCAGTTTGTTCATAATGTTGATCTTTATCAAGAATTATGGAATAATTTGGATGAATTGGACCAGAAAACATGGATTCTAGAACCAGATAATCCCACGTTTGCTGCCACTAATAGAAGAATTGCCTTAAGTGCGAGCGCATCTGTACAAGTAACTGTAGATCCCAAACATCCGCATAGCTTACCAGAAATCAAATTCCTGGGGTCAGATAAGGCAACCAATCCTTTGCGGGAAAACATGACAACTAATCTGGCTTTGTGGAATGAAAATGATAGCCTCCTTAAAAATGTATCCACTGTATTAGATGTTACATTTCCTTCTCCTTCAGACTCCAGGAAGGAGGATTTTAGTGCAGATTGTGGAATATGTTACTCCTACAGGCTAGGAATGGAAATTCCTGAGGAGGTGTGTAATGATTCTCGTTGTGGCCAGCCCTTCCATCAGACCTGTTTGATTGAGTGGTTACGAGGACTTCCTGCATGTAGACAGAGCTTTAACACTATATTTGGGGAGTGTCCATATTGTGGAACTCCCATTACTGTAAAAATGTTGATTAAGAAATGA